Proteins found in one Drosophila busckii strain San Diego stock center, stock number 13000-0081.31 chromosome 2R, ASM1175060v1, whole genome shotgun sequence genomic segment:
- the LOC108594752 gene encoding mismatch repair endonuclease PMS2 has protein sequence MSDIKEEEAAIPKATDAASGNIKAIAKDTVVLSLAVAIKELVENSIDAGATLVEIKLRDQGLQGLEVSDNGSGVEEANLEGMTAKYHTSKIREFVDLLGVETFGFRGEALSSLCALTDMCIQTRHASTDVALKVELDHDGKIKKRSPCARGVGTTVTLNNLFVTLPVRRRDFTRNIKKEFNKMCQILQAYCLVTKGVRIICSNQTPKGAKTVVMQTHGAQDVLANITSVFGTRQAADLVPLKSPFEQGALNETGLRAELESASDVAETTCTQFNAEDIEQLNQADFQLEGYISSCRHGAGRSSKDRQYFYINARPCEPKNIAKVMNDLYHRYNVQQQPFIYLNVVTARADVDVNLTPDKRQLLLNNEKILLLALKKSLLNTFGALPSTFQMQNVSIVSMLEPKPKIKEETVNESAKEDEIDVPISSSQGFMDVLSQWRRTGDTKGVAPPAPAKRPCEETAEITARAMKMQKIQDFLTQEAPKPRQLLSDEEDEELQDALKLDKVKTSLDTSIVSLKQLQQESAAYDELMKPAKDTAQLERQESSLNTSEQQESEAYDELLKPAKATRIDCKTQTPIKTLKISKVAPAALEQQAQTKQEFELSSSQTTTEFSDDEIEMPTHIELDGDSDNEAAPASVASGELRTSLAEIRQQLQAVEQQQQQRKQRAKLQRLRFKSEINPQQNQNAEAELEKEIGKADFARMQIVGQFNLGFIIVKLDDDLFIVDQHAADEKFNFETLQRTTQLEHQRLTRPQPLELTAVNEMILLDNLQVFEKNGFKFEIDETAPATKKVRLLGKPYSKNWEFGKEDIDELIFMLQDAPEGSICRPSRIRNMFASRACRKSVMVGKPLSRNTTMRRLITQMGEIEQPWNCPHGRPTMRHLINITMLMDAEQDAGH, from the exons atgAGTGAtataaaagaagaagaagctgctATACCGAAGGCAACTGATGCAGCATCTGGTAACATAAAAGCCATTGCAAAGGATAca GTGGTGCTAAGCTTGGCAGTGGCAATTAAGGAGCTGGTGGAGAACTCTATAGATGCTGGCGCTACGCTGGTGGAGATAAAGCTGCGTGACCAGGGACTGCAGGGCCTGGAAGTCTCAGACAATGGCAGCGGTGTAGAGGAGGCCAATCTGGAAGGCATGA CGGCCAAGTATCACACTTCCAAGATACGTGAATTTGTGGACCTGCTAGGCGTAGAGACGTTTGGTTTTCGTGGCGAAGCTTTGAGCTCACTTTGTGCCTTGACAGATATGTGCATACAAACGCGTCACGCATCCACCGATGTGG CGCTTAAGGTTGAGCTTGATCATGACGGCAAAATCAAGAAGCGTTCGCCTTGTGCACGCGGCGTGGGCACGACAGTAACACTCAACAATCTCTTTGTGACGCTGCCCGTACGACGACGTGACTTTACGCGCAATATCAAAAAGGAATTCAACAAGATGTGTCAGATATTGCAGGCATATTGTCTGGTGACCAAAGGTGTGCGCATTATATGCAGCAATCAAACGCCCAAAGGCGCCAAGACTGTGGTCATGCAGACACATGGCGCACAGGATGTGCTGGCAAACATAACATCAGTATTTGGCACGCGGCAAGCCGCGGATTTGGTGCCTTTGAAGTCGCCTTTTGAGCAGGGAGCGCTAAATGAGACTGGTCTGCGTGCTGAGCTGGAATCCGCAAGCGATGTGGCTGAAACTACTTGCACGCAGTTCAACGCTGAGGATATAGAGCAGCTTAATCAAGCAGACTTTCAGCTGGAGGGCTATATATCCAGCTGTCGTCATGGCGCAGGCAGATCCTCTAAAGATAGACagtatttctatataaatgcACGTCCCTGCGAGCCCAAAAAT ATAGCCAAAGTAATGAACGATCTTTACCATCGCTACaatgtgcaacagcagccatttatttatttaaatgttgttacTGCACGCGCTGATGTGGATGTGAATCTAACGCCGGACAagcgtcagctgctgcttaataatGAGAAAATACTGTTGCTGGCTTTAAAGAAATCTTTGTTAAACACCTTCGGCGCACTGCCATCAACATTCCAAATGCAAAACGTGAGCATAGTCAGCATGCTGGAACCTAAGCCCAAAATTAAAGAGGAGACAGTGAATGAAAGTGCCAAAGAAGATGAGATTGATGTGCCCATTAGCTCTTCGCAGGGTTTTATGGATGTGCTTAGTCAATGGCGACGCACAGGCGATACTAAGGGTGTGGCGCCACCAGCGCCAGCCAAGCGACCATGCGAGGAAACTGCAGAGATTACAGCACGTGctatgaaaatgcaaaagataCAAGACTTTCTAACACAAGAGGCTCCCAAGCCACGTCAACTGTTGTCTGATGAGGAAGATGAAGAGCTGCAAGATGCGCTTAAGTTGGATAAGGTAAAGACTAGCTTAGACACAAGTATAGTTAGcctcaagcagctgcaacaggaATCAGCGG ccTACGATGAATTGATGAAGCCTGCCAAAGATACGGCTCAGTTGGAAAGGCAAGAGTCTAGCTTGAACACAAGTGAGCAGCAGGAGTCAGAGG CCTACGACGAACTGCTGAAGCCCGCCAAAGCAACGCGCATTGATTGCAAAACACAAACGCCCATTAAAACATTAAAGATTAGCAAAGTAGCGCCAGCTGCATTGGAGCAACAAGCACAAACTAAGCAGGAATTTGAGCTTAGCAGTTCACAAACCACCACAGAGTTTAGTGAtgatgaaattgaaatgcccACGCATATAGAACTCGATGGTGATAGTGATAACGAAGCTGCGCCTGCTAGTGTTGCCAGCGGTGAACTACGCACAAGTCTGGCGGAGATTAGACAGCAGTTACAAgcagttgagcagcagcagcagcagcgcaagcagcgtGCCAAGCTGCAGCGCCTGCGCTTCAAAAGTGAAATTAATCCGCAGCAAAACCAAAACGCTGAAGCTGAGCTCGAGAAGGAAATAGGCAAAGCGGACTTTGCACGCATGCAGATCGTAGGACAATTTAATCTTGGTTTTATTATTGTCAAACTGGATGATGATCTTTTTATAGTGGATCAGCATGCAGCGGATGAAAAGTTTAACTTTGAAACGCTGCAGCGCACAACGCAGTTGGAGCATCAGCGTCTAACGCGGCCACAGCCGCTGGAGCTGACGGCAGTGAATGAAATGATATTGCTGGATAATCTGCAGGTGTTTGAGAAAAATGGTTTTAAGTTTGAAATTGATGAAACAG CGCCTGCTACAAAGAAAGTGCGACTGCTGGGCAAGCCGTACAGCAAGAACTGGGAGTTTGGCAAAGAGGATATTGATGAGcttatatttatgctgcagGATGCGCCCGAGGGCAGCATTTGTCGTCCATCGAGAATACGCAACATGTTTGCCTCGCGCGCATGTCGAAAATCTGTTATGGTGGGCAAACCTTTGAGTAGAAACACTACAATGCGCAGACTTATAACACAAATGGG